The Drosophila gunungcola strain Sukarami chromosome X unlocalized genomic scaffold, Dgunungcola_SK_2 000039F, whole genome shotgun sequence genomic sequence cttgttaaatattaattctaCTACTCATTCATATGTGTATtcaagtttaaatatttttaagtaagatATCAAACATATATAagcattgaaaaaaaataaaacaacaaatagtaatacacttttaaaataaccGCGAAGAAAGCGAAGTGTGCTATGTTTCATATATTTTGTGACAGACAGACTTAAACAAACGCTGAAAGAAAACATATTctcacaaacatttttcaaagactgaaaacaaaaatcagtaccaaatttaaaatatatttatctataTAAATCCCTCAATGGACGGAGATCAAATCCATAAAACCAGCAGTGATCAGGAGTTGGAATATAGTCGATGCCCTCGCAGTTGCGTTCATTATGCCACAATCGCGGAATTTCTAACCAGTCTTAATTCAAATGACACCAATTTGGGCTCGGTTCAGAGTATTAGGAGCCTGAGCTTAGAGGACTACCTTAACACTGTGCGATGTGCGAAAAACCAGCACGGGGATAATGATATTACCCTCGGAACCAGGAAAATGTGAAGAAACCGATGCAGGATATCAGCAGGCTAAAACAGAAGAATTCAAATTGTCCCAACAAACGCAAGCTAAAATCATTATTCCGAAAAAATGTGCAACTAAAATAATACTTCTTGGCATTTTctacataattattttgtttttcgtatgattaaaattataaactttttatcaAAGTTCttataaaagtaatttacagaacaaatatcttttttgtttatgtcagaaaaaattgttgttttttttttacttgatATCACGTGTgctttataaaaatgcaacgtaccatatatttatgtgctttaaataattttcgaaagacgtaaaaataattgtactTTATAGGctaaatttttagtttattttcgaGCTCAATTTGCgagacaaatttatttataaattgctCTTTCACATGGCCAACTGCTATCCGATTCGAACTCTAACTTATTTCAATAATTCAATCACGTGGTATCGTATCGAATAAGTCATCGTGTCGAGCGAcacaaatttcatttcaatacGCAGAACTTTTAACGAACGAATCGGGCCTCAAAGGCGATCGCCGATGATTGAACGCTCGAGGAAAGAGTTGGCACAAGGGGGTTAAGGTGGACTTTGGGAGGGGGGGTGTTGCTAAAGCGGGGACTGAGGAGATTTGAGACGGAACCGCCAAATGGCAACGTGAGTGATTGTCGCAAAAGCTCAAAGGCGACAACAGCTCTTCGAATTGtactgatttttatttattttatgtttgaaCCAAAACGCTTACGGAATCCCAAATGAAATGCGACtgcgctttttttttatataaataggGGGAACCCGATACATCGGGGATTGGAATAAACCCCCCTCCCTGAAATTCCCCTTCGATTGCCGATTGGTGTGGGAAAAATGCGGCTGTGGTAACAGGCGTGGCGATCTTCCATTAACATGTTCACCTCGTGGCGATTTCAATCGAATTTTAATTGCCCGAAAGTGGATCTAACCGATTGGGGAGAGATTGCTCggggtttttgggtttttttttttttttttttttttttttggtagaaaaaattatgaaGGGTAAACGAAATTCTCAGAGGATCGCTAGTAACAATTCTCtagtttttctttaaataaaagaaaggtTAAATGGAGCTTTCTCACTTTTAGGGCTATAGAAATATATAACCCAAACAAGAAAGAATTTGATGTATTAATCATGCTTTTTGGCTTAAGCTGGTtggtatatttttgtttttattcaaatcctatgttatcaattaaatttaaagtcattGCAGTCGTCGTTACAATATGCTaagaatttgttaaaaaaaaacgggattctttttactttatatagaaataatcatttaaatactcctaaaaatgtaaaatatataagaaattatttaaatacttcttAAAGCAAAGAACAATTTAAGAAGTCTGAGCGAAACCCCTTTCCTTGTCCACAACTAAAAGCCAAAGAATACCTGTGAATATCACGTAAACTAGGTCGATAACTGACCTACAGAATGCAAAGGAATGCAACCGATTGCAGGGGGGTAAATGAAAGGTATAAAAGATCGTATCGATCGTCGCCCTTCGATAGatttttgacatatttttgATCGGCACATTGAACTGGCCGCTTTGGGCAAGGGCCATTCACACGCTCCTTTGGCCGTGGGATAAAAATGCAGCGGATCTCCATCGAATCTGTTCGGCTTGCAAGCCCAAAATTGTGCGCCGAAGAGCAGAAgagttaaacaaatcaatacGAAAACGATGCAAATGGCAAAAGGCATGTCAACAATGCTGCCGAGTAATTGGCAGTGGTCGGCTGATGACGCTCGCTCTGATGTTGATGATTGCGCATCGCAAAGGCTACGGCGACTTCAACCTCAACCTGAACCtcaaactgaaactgaagctgaagctgaagctccAGCTCAAGCTGAACCTGGATGTGATTGCGATCGCAGGAACTCCTCATCGAGCCGCCAAAGTGCAGCTAAACATCTGGAGCAGGCAGTGCCGAACGCAGTCGAATCGAGCAGCTCCACCCATCGCCTTCGCCTGCCCTCTGAACGCCGATCACTGATCTTTGCCGCCGCGGACACTGAGCgaaaatttcacattttttgaatatttttaagctttgGAAATGTAATTCTCCATAACAGATTGTAAAGCTGCGCAGCAAAACAATTGGTGCATCCTCCAGATTAAATCACAAGGGTTTAGAAATCCCTTTGTcttaaagtatgcaacaatacatttaaaatctgaaaatgCGACACctttataaatgatttttgttttcctgacATCCCcaataaaagctttgaccTCTGGAACACATCACTAATGCTTATAGATGCtctcaaattatattttgtaataaataaatcttttaattaaGTTCCAAAACAATTAGAGTTTCTTATTTTATCTGAGCTCTTACTGAATTAGTTTATACTTAGAAGAGTAAAACGATTCTCCCTATGTTTCTTACAGATTTGTCAACTCTGTAAGAAGGGAGAAAGGTACAAAATATATAGCTATAAtataagttaaagttaaaaaaacacaaaacacaaagtTCTTTACAATTTTGTCAAGTTTCTCAACATTCGCCATATAGTTTTGTTCCGTGTGTAGAAAGCAGCGGCTTTGATCTGTCACCGCTCGCCAATCGAATCACGGCAGACGCGAGCGGCGGCagataaaattattgaaattacaTTGGCAAGACGCCGTCGATCAGGCAGAGCGTACTACGGGGACACAGGGATGGACCAGGGACAGGggatgtatgtatatgtatgccCAGGGAACAGGGCTAGCAAACAGCTGCAACAAACGCTGCCGCGAAACACGATCGCCAACACTTACAGCGCCGCGAGTTGGCAATAATTATCGCTTTTAGTCCCATCCCCGCCTGTCAATGTAATTCGAAAAATGTCGTCAGTGTCGCCCAGTGCCGGCGTAGTAGCTCATCATCAGTGCTCTTTGGGATCCCGGGATCCTGGATCCCCGATTCTCTGATTCCAATTCCGATCGCAATACCAAGCACCCAGATTGGACCTGTGATTTCTCCCATTCGATGATTTcgtgccagttgccagttgccagtgcACTGGCAGCAGCGctcgttgtttttaaaatgtaatcatcattaaaatatttatgggttATATCTCTCGCTCTGGCCAACGGACCTTCAACCGGAGGACTGGACTGGTCGGCTTGTAATGACCATACATAGCAATTGGTTCTCACGTTCGGGCCACAAAAAAAAGCGGGgaaaaaaagaacagaaaCGCGTTGCCAATTTGGCGTCATCGTTCaacttcagcttcagcttcaacTTCAAGTTGAAGCTAAAGTTGCAGTTAAAGCCGCGATACCAGCTGAATCGGCTGCTGAAGTTGTCATTGTCATTGTCATCGTCACCTGTGTCTGCATTTCggattttcattttatttttatgtctgGCAGCTGCTGAAAGTATCTGGATATCTGGAGGACGAGCATCTGTTCGAAGATCGATTGCGATTCGGGGATTTACTCAGTAATTTATTCATTTGGGTTGAGTCGTTTTCTGATTATATGTTACTAACTGTATTTAAATCTTTACATAtgcatatgcattttaaaatagcttAATTATTCTTTAAGCTTTTAGGTGATCTCTCACAATTAGTTGTAATTGATCATTAAGCTTTGAGCTTAAAGTAAATTAAGAGAAGTTCATTTCAACTTACAGTCTCATATGGCTTAATTCAGTTATTCTTTTTTGAGGGTTGTAAAATAGATTTTGTCTTGTTAAACATAATTTGTGAATTATAGAATATGTTGTCTGTTAGCtattaacaatttaatgtaaatattttattaaaaagaactTGTCGtcttttggaaaaaaaaatacttgtatGGTTTTCTGGCACAATCTTGTTGTAagttgttatttaatatttaatattttcaaacgtATACTATTCTTAAAGAACTTTAACTTCTGACCATTCATGAGACCAGATACGACCTCCTCTTCCAGATTTTCATGATTAAAGATGTACAGTAGCTTCGATTTGTGTGTTCGTCGAGGCGTGATCAAAGTCACTGCCACTGTCACGGGCATGAGAACTGTGACCGGGAATCTTAGGATCGACGTGGTCCACCCCTAAAAAGTGGCCACTTCGATGGCTGTCTTGTCATTtttccctgtttttttttttatttatttatttaatttttttttttttgaatggaGGAGTCTTgaatgttgctgttgtcgtttATCAATTATGACAAATCTTTGCGCATGCGTGGCCAGCGGCGTCGTCAACGCAGCTATTTATAAACTTGGTAAAACTCCGGCCCCCCAAATGCCCCTTATATCAACATTTCAGAGCCCGACTCTTCCTCATGTGGATGTGTGTCTGTCTGTTTGTCCCATTCCgtgtttcattttaatttgtaattatttcttcAGCTTTTTTGCGGCTGCCTTCCCCTTTTCCTCCCCTCTCGTATTATTTCAAACGATTCCGTGGTCGTTGTTGACTTTTCTCGAATGCCTTTGCATGTCGGGTTATTTCGAACTTCATTTGCGCTTCGGTTCGGtgacaaataaattaagtggCAGCCTCAACCAGAGAGCAGGAAAACAAGAGGCGAAACCCAAGAAAATAAAGACTGCCCCGGGGCTCTGCCCAGTATTACAACAATATCATCCAGTCAGCAGCAACAAGTGGCTATCCTTGGGAGTTGGGTAGACTCGACTAGGAGATACCATAGGGTTTGAAGAAGTTTCAGAAACGCATGTTAAGCTTGCtccctttcttgttttatagtTATATGAATACTAATTTAGTGTAGTTATTAATATTGGTTTCAGATAAAAGGATTTCAAAAATTCTACATGGACTTATCTCATCATGTCCTCATCATAATCTGATCCAATCggcttttcattttcaaatttgttcCCTTTTTCTTGATCAAACCATCCATGCTTTTAATTTCGAGTTCTACTTACACCCATCAGTGCCTACAGAGTTCAGTATACACAGCCATGTCGGAGAAATAACACACAGGAAATTGCTTTCtgaacaatacaaaaaaagccaaatttagttttaagaataaagtgataaataacatttttgaaaaacactttcttaataaacaaaacccaaCAAACAACATCTCTCGTGTGTACACCATCACAGGAGCTTCTATACAAATGCTTACTAAAAGGACATAAAAGGAGATTGTACAAAAAACCCGGTTAAACCATGCCCAGGagtaagtaaataatattaaccCAACTTTTTCTGGCTATGTAAATATATGAATTACATTTCAAAGCTTGCTGACTGAATGTGATTGATACTTTGTTCTGGCTTGAGAACGTATACTTCAAATTCCCTGTTAAACACTTAAACCGAATGGCAAACAAGTTGAGTGGAGGATCAACCGTATCATGCAGTGCAGTTCAGTTCTCAATCAATTATCGACTGGACAAATGGTGAGTAGTAaccaaacaattatttattaaaatactttatatttatatattttgtattccaGATGGCAAGCACTTGAAAGTTCGAAAATAGATGTCCAACAAGGAGGATACTGGAGTCAGCTACTGAACTGCACCACCAAAACTAAAACCATCCCACCACTCTATTGGATCTTGTCCCTGCTCTTCGTGTCCGGCACTATTATTTGTTAACACAAAGACACTAACAAAAATACACTtggcaaaaaagaaaactatggTCCTCATTTAAAATCCACTTAAATAAGTCATTCGACTTAAAAAATCTTCATTTAAAATCCAGGATATAGCGGGAATACACTTAAAATAAGTCATTCGacttaaaaatcataatttaaatacaaaatgggAAGTAAATTTATAGCGCAACACAATCTAGTTGAGCATACCCAGCTTATTTCCAGATACACAACATAATAATCACAACAACTAGCTGCAATTAAGAGTAAGTCTCTGGTTTGCTGGAGCTTAAGAACGCCCCTTTGAGATTTATTAAACGCTCGGTGATTGGAGGAAGGTAATTACTCATAATGGCTACACAAAaggtgaaataaataaatggttgACTTGTCAATGGAGTGCTCAAAAAACAATCAATGGAGTTTAAagattaattgttttatataatttatttattatttcgtttttttttcaccacgtgaattttttttaaatgccttCCTGATATAAACTTTGCAAATCGgattgtttttacatttttgaaagcaatcaaccgtttttttttaagttattttatatcTATTTATGCTTATACTTAAAccatgttattttttatattatgttttgcacatattatttaatcaatcCAAAAACAAAGTAGGATACAGATCTGTTCCCCTAATTTTCAGAGGAGTGCTTGTACAAGCCATcctaaaaattatatttggaCTACTTTAGTCGTGAAACCTCACACATCTGGAGTGTTAAAGTTGCTTTGCTCAGGAAAACTACTTCTACTTCTCTCACTTAGCCCTTTTAGTCACCATTGAAAcccacacaccacaccacacaaTAGCACACAACACCACCGACAACTCATCCACTCAATCAAAGGACCGATTCTGCCAACTTGAGGCCAAAATCAGCTGCTAGTGTTTAGGGCCAACGAAGGTGCATCTTGGCCAAGTCGTTTATTAATTTGGCATGTGACAAATTGTGCGTTGGCCAGCAATTAGAATTGTGCTCGGCTTGACGGACAAGTTTTGAGGATTCGCCGAGTCCCAGAGTAACTTGCCATCGCTTTAGCgctgatttaacaaaatttcacTGCCGAGACACGTACAAAACGGCTTCGATCTCTGGCATTCTGGGATTTCTGGGATATTCTCAAAGAAAGGAAGGAGGAGGATGGGAAAAAcggaggacgaggacgaggagcgTCAACAGACGACAAGTGGCACTTTGGCGCATTAAGAAAATCTGTACAAGTGTCACTTtggcacacaaacacacaggaACAGAAGCAACCTCGCCAGGAGGAGAGCAACTGTCAGCTGGAGGAGATCGGGGAAATAATGGAGAAGCCCCGAATGGAGGTGGGCTGGCTGGTAGAATTATAACGCCAACGTTCCGGTCCCCCAGTCAAATGCAATTCCACTGCACAGCAAGGATTATGCTTGCCTTGTTTAATCAccacaaaaaaattcaaaaaaaaaaacgaaaaaaatgaaaaacataatACGAATTTGTCCAGTCATCGGCATTATTTAATGAGTTGCCAACAGGTTGCCAGgcaaagccaagccaagcgGAAAATCATCGGCTTCAGGCTGAGGCctttggctctggctctggctttGCCTCAGCCTTGGCTTCATCTGCAGTTTCAGCTTCAGTTTCAGCGTCGGtttgaggttcaggttcaggCTCGGACTCGAACTCGAACTGGGATTCGGATCCATATTCAGCTGAGTCAGCGCCGCAAACAGAAGCCAACAGCCAAGTCCGTCAGTCAGTCAAGCGGCCTACGCCCGTAATAAAATTCAGACTTGCTGATTCCAAATCCGAGTCCAATACCATCAGCTGAACCAAGTTCAAAGCAGAAAGTCCAGGTGCACCGGGAAAAGTATCGGGAAGCATCTCGCACAAGTTTTTCAAAtcgaaactttttttttaactatacgGAAAGGGCTACAGAAATCACTaaatcagttaaaaaaaatatctctaaaagtatgctacataattttttttaccccTAATGTAGTAAATTAAAGGTTGAGAGGTGTCCTTGTATTATtatagcatacttttagacgccttttttaaaaatagttttaagcgATTTCTATGTTTTTGAAACGGTTTCGAAGTCTAGGACATTTCAGTAACTTGgaacattaaacaaaaaaaaaaaaaaaacgaatacctcaaattgttttaattataatttataattaatttttaaagagaaAAGGTTTTGCGTTTCAGTGCTCGATTAAATGGATAACACTCTTTTTGAAAGGCATGTTATGGCCATTTCTACCCAATTTTGAGCAACATATTTTTGCTCAGTGAACGAGAGCAGAGCCTTCAGCCTGCGCCATGCAAATGCAACTTGTTGGTGACTCTGCCGACACTTGACTTACCCTCTGCCGGCGTCGCAGTCGCGTCACAGTCGCGTCGCTGCGTGTAATGTCAATTTGACAGACAAACTGTCGACCGTTTGAAGCGTATGCAGCTACTGTCTACCAGCCACCGATTATGATTTGTTTGACGTTGTGCGCTTCTCGTTCACTCACCGGGCATGTGGGTTTGGTCTATTAAGAGTTTTTGGGATCGGGGCGGAAacgcattttaaatttgtaaactttaaaTCCACTCAATAGAATGGCAGTAAAAGTCTGTTAAAATTCGTTTACACAACAGTTGTGCTCCTGTGTCTTTGTTGGTTTTGTAAGAAATGTTCTAAATATTAAGACATTGTCAAAAGAGCTTTGCCAGCTGAAAATTCTAATCAGATTACCAGTCCACATTTCAATagcaaatacatttaaaaggATTCTAACGATCTGTTAGCTTCAAGTCTTTGAGAGAATCTCTATAAAAGATCCTGACAATCCCACCCCTTTGGCAGATCTATTCCCGAACCGATTCGAGGCAGAGGACCGGCAGTTTGCCTACCGTGGGCCACCACTTCAACTGGAGAAGTACTCGAAGTGCCACTCCACTTGGTCTTGGGGATTACACTTGTATGGTAAACACACACGGACCGATGTACACAGAGAGATGTCTGGCGTTGGCATCTACAGCATTCAATAAAGAATGTTTGCGATTTTTATCTTGCGGCCGCCGCGCGCGCCTCGCATTCGAGCCCTCTCACCCCGACGATCGGTGATCGGAGATACAAAATACAAGATACAAGATACACACACGAACCCTCTGCGGATCACCCTGGAGTATCTCGCGAATGCCCAGAGATCCCACATCCAGCGATCCCCATATGGAGTGCTGGCCCCTTGGCTTAATACTCATAAttgattaaaaagaaaatttccaTGGCATTTATGCGTACCACGCCACTCATACATACAATGTCGAGTTGTTGACAGCCTCCGATGGAGTTGCCCAAGGGGCGGGGTGCACTGAGAGAAATTCGAAAAcgaattaaaatcaatttaagaaCCCAAATGCAGCAGCTTAGAAAATTTTGTGGggtgattaaattaaataaaaaacataagcttttaattaaatacgtTGAGTTcattttaaaccatttatttttggttttcttttgtaaTGAAACCATCAGGAAACAAATATATTGACTTTTTTCAcctatataaattatttcaaaacccTTGTGATTTCTGTAgagctattatttttatgtgtggggaatatttttatacccttgcagagggtattataatttcagtcagaagtttgcaacgcagtgaaggagacgtttccgaccctataaagtatatatattcttgatcagcatcactaggagagtcgatctagccatgtccgtctgtccgtctgtccgtctgtccgtctgtccgtccgtttatatgcaaactagtctctcagttttaaagctatctgcatgaaactttcccaaaagttgtctttctattgcaggtagtatataagtcggaacgagccggatcggacgactatagcatatagctcccataggaacaatcggaaaaataaatgaaaaaaaattataactttgctgttttttaattttttgtttagttcttcgacatatagtaatggtaaaatatttccgatttacggtttaaatttcatcaaaatcggacgactatagcatatagctcccataggaacaatcggaaaaataaatgaaaaaaaattataactttgctgttttttaattttttgtttagttcttcgagatatagtaatggtttaatatttcagaattacggttttaatttcatcaaaatcggacgactatagcatatagctcccataggaacaatcggaaaaataaatgaaaaaaattataacttttctgttttttaattttttgtttagttcttcgacatatagcaatgtttaattatttcagaattatggtataaattttatcaaaatcggacgtctatagcatatagctcccatagaaataataaaaatatataaaataactatctaataattgagctgcaaataatcatagtttcaatgtttttttttagcacatactcaagtaaatcataatttaaatgttttcaaaagtatttaattaatgcaatagctgcaagggtatatgaacttcggcttgccgaagtttgctttccttcttgtttaaaataaatcaataagttTGCAATTTATAGTtacatttataaacatttaataaatcaaatcaaaacaaaattaattatatttatttgacaCCTGTTCTTGGTAATTACACAATTCAAGTGActaatgcattttatttaagaattaaggaatatatttcatagcttcaatttaaaaaaaaaaaaatttcccttATAAATACCAGTATTTTCTCTCACTGTAGCGAAAGGGAGTTGGGGCCATGGTCTTCTGCTTTGTTCGGGAGTTGGCACTGCTGTTTTGTGGCTGCTGGGAGCGCGTTCTTTGGTAGTAGTTgtcgaaatgtttttatttgttatcgATTAATCGCTTGAATCAACAGGCCAACAGTCGTCGCGGTTGTACGGTGGCAGTTGTCCgattctgaatctgaatccgaagccaaatccaaatccgaTTCCCAATTTCGATTCAGATTCAGTCCCCTTTGAGATACTCGAGTATCTCACAGATATTCGGCTCTTGGAAATGTTGCTGTGTAATTGTTTTGAAGTCTCGACTCGCAGATTGGTAGCAGACTGGCTGTCAGCCAACTTGGCCCCCAGACCCAATCGCAATCGCcagtccaagtccaagtcccaATCCCAGTACAAAACCGAGTCGGGGGTTTCGAAGCCAAGTCAGCCAGCGATTTGCGGGCCTGTCAAATCGCTGATTGATCGATTGTTTGCACACGTTTTTGTGAGCGCATTTATTgagtattttattaatttcaactGATCGATGAGCTTGCCGCCTGTTACAATTGCCGCTCTTTTTCCTCGTTTAACTGCTGGTCTTTTTAATTGCGTGAAATCGGAATAGGGGGTCTTGAGAGGAgggctttttttttgaatgggCTTTTGGACGGGTGTTTTTGAAAGAAAATACTCATATAATACTCATTACTAATAAGGAATAAAATGCTACAGCACACaacttatttagtttaaatattcaaGTACTCTTTTGAATGTTTACTTTAACTTATGGCAATACATTTAAAACGTTTGTCTCGGAAACATTTGTGTTTTAGAACACAAAGTTACAAGGTGAAATATGATTAACATATATATGATGTACATACATGATGCTGCCTCAAATAGTCCAATTTTAAATCCGACTGGGTTCGGTTTACCTTCCGAATCTCGATTTATGTACTGTTAATGTTGGAATTAAAACCTATCATTCATACAAGTCAATCtagctatttttttaaattgcttaggTTTCTCATTTATATTCTAAAACCACTTATAAGCAAATATTGTTGGCCATTTTGAACAATTTATCCCtatgaacaaatttaaaatgttgtttctggctggaaattttttttatatattttttaagtagatctattttattcttttttgttttatttttccaaaataagaTGAGAAAAAAGTACTGACTAAATAAAACACCATTTATAATGGTTGCAATCGCTAGACGTTCTGTAGTTAGAGAGTTCTATAAgaaaattctcaaaaaaagGGTCTTACGAATACCTCGAAATCGATTAGGGCGGCAACAGGTCGATAAGATCCGAAAGAAGCTATAGGGCTCATAAGCTAGAAGCTCTCGAGGGCCTAAAGACTTCTGCGAACCGATTGATTGTGTGTGGCTTCCATTGAAAATTGGCTACCGAGCGACCAACTAGATCATAGGCAAGCCCGTCGTGTCGATCGAGGGCCGAGATAACCGCCAGTTAGTTGGAGAACCTTTCGGTTAGTGGGCTAAGCTTGGAGGCGACAATGTCGAGCACCCGAAACCCGCTACAAAAACGCGGAAAAAAcgtattaaatacaaatttcctGGTAATAAAACAGTGAGACAACTGGCCACTGGCTgccaaaataaagaaataaatctCAACGCCCAGAGGGCCGGGTTCACAAAAAGAGACGACGAATCCGAATCCGTATCGGAATCGGAGTGACTAACGTATAACTCCGCAGCCAGCCTTTATTGTTGTTACTTTCGTGTATTTCCCTTGTATATCAGCGTGTAAATCTCGCTCACACACCAGATGAAATACGgagactcgactcgactctcGACTCGGCCCAAAACCGAACTCTCAAGTCAACAGAATTTTTATTGGAAATCTGTACGCAGAAATAGTCatcatcgcatcgcatcgcatcccCGCCATCGCCATCATCATAATGATCTttggattgggattgggattgggattcgGATTCAGCCGCATCTTCATCTGCCGGCCGATCTTTTTCTTGTTTCTGATGTCTGATGCCTCAGATGCATATCGCTGTTCGCGCTggcaataaaa encodes the following:
- the LOC128260802 gene encoding LOW QUALITY PROTEIN: uncharacterized protein LOC128260802 (The sequence of the model RefSeq protein was modified relative to this genomic sequence to represent the inferred CDS: deleted 2 bases in 1 codon), with the translated sequence MDGDQIHKTSSDQELEYSRCPRSCVHYATIAEFLTSLNSNDTNLGSVQSIRSLSLEDYLNTVRCAKNQHGDNDITLGTRNVKKPMQDISRLKQKNSNCPNKRKLKSLFRKNVQLK